The sequence ATTCGGCATCGGATTTATTCTTTCGCACAAGGTGGGATTTCCGGAACCGGTGGAACGCTTTTATTAGGAGCGGATATACCAGCAATGGCGGTCATCAATTTGCGAGCTGTTCAATTAATTGCAATGACGTATGGGATTGAGGTCAATACTCCTTTTGAAATGATGACTGCACTAAAGGTTTTTAATGCATCCATTCATCCTCCTTATTTACAAAGTGCTGGCTGGCAAGATTTAATGAATGATTTTGGTGGAGAAGATCCGCGTTATTTTTATGAAGGAAATGAGGACTTAGCAAATATTACATGGCTGGATCAATTATTTAAACAGCTTCTCAAAGGAATGGCCATTGTATTATTTAGAAAAAAAATGATTCAAGGAATACCATTTGTGAGTATGGCGATAGGGGCAGGGGTCAATTATCAATTTACAAAAAAAGTAACTGAATTTGCCCATAAATATTACCAAGCAAGATACTTAATTGAGAAAGAAGGTGGACGCAGATGAGTCTGCAGGAACATAAGAAAAATGCGTTAAAGAGTGTTCGTTGTCAAGTGATAACAGTAAGTGATACAAGAAATAAAGACAATGATAAAAGCGGGAAATTAATAATCGAACTGTTAGAGAATGCTGGACATACGATTGTCGATTATTTGATCGTGAAGGATGAAAAGGAATCGATTAAGGAAGCGGTTCTAAAAGGATGTGACAATCCAGATGTCGATGTGATTTTGACAAATGGTGGAACTGGGATTGCCATGAGGGATGTCACCATTGAAACAGTTAAATCACTGTTCGATAAGGAAATTGATGGCTTCGGTGAATTATTTAGGATGTTAAGCTATACAGAGGATATTGGTTCAGCAGCCATTCTATCTAGGGCAGTCGCAGGGGTAATTGGTCATAAAGCGGTATTTTCAACCCCAGGATCATCGGGAGCGGTTAAACTAGCTATGAATAAATTAATTCTGCCTGAATTAGGTCATGTTGTGAAAGAGCTTCAAAAAGACTTATAAAACGAAAAGAGTGACTTGGTGTCACTCTTTTTCCGTTTACATATGCACTTTTTCGCTAATGTCCTGATCTGTACGAAACCACAGCCATAAATCATTAATTGTAGAAGCAAGATCTGCGATTTCACGATTTAATTGACAGGATCGATCAAAATTAGATTCGTTGGAAAGCTGAGACTGTTTAGTATTGATGATTTTTTCTAGATCCTTTATACGGTCTGGAATCTTTCCGCGAATCTTTTCCCAATGCAGCAAAATGGATTGTTGGATATCAGTTGTTAACGAATCCCAATCTTCTTTTATAACAGGAACATCAATTCCTAATCGTTCATTATAGTAAAAATATTTATCCAATCCATTTCCTCCTATATGTTTTCTCTATTTTACTACAGAATGGTAAGAACTTCTATTAGTCAAATCTTAACAGTAATTTGCATAATATTTTTGTTAATTTTTTTATTTACCTATTGAATTTTAGCGAAAAAGTTGTTAAAGTTTAATTCATAGAGATGAATAAAAATATAACATTATGTATAAATATTCGTTTATCATATAGGGGGATTAGTAATGGAAAATCCAAAAGTTGTTCTCGCATATTCAGGTGGTTTAGATACATCAGTTGCTGTAAGTTGGTTAAAGGACCAAGGCTATGATGTTGTAGCGTGCTGCTTAGATGTCGGTGAGGGAAAAGACTTAGATTTTATTAAAGAAAAGGCGCTTAAGGTTGGGGCGGTACAATCTTATGTGATTGATGCTAAGGAAGAGTTTGCGCATGATTATGCATTGGTGTCATTACAAGCACATACATTATATGAAGGAAAATATCCACTTAGTTCTGCACTTTCAAGACCATTAATCTCAAAAAAACTAGTTGAAGTAGCAGAAGAAGTTGGTGCGGTAGCTGTTGCACATGGTTGCACAGGCAAAGGAAACGACCAAGTACGTTTTGAAGTATCAATCCAAGCATTAAATCCAAACTTAGAAGTAATCGCTCCCGTACGTGAGTGGGCTTGGTCAAGAGAAGAAGAAATTGAATATGCGAAGAAAAAGAATATTCCAATTCCAATTAATTTAGACAGTCCATATTCAATCGACCAAAACTTATGGGGAAGAGCGAACGAATGTGGAGTCTTAGAAGATCCATGGGCAACTCCTCCAAAGGATGCATATGAATTAACGGCTGAATTAGAAGATACTCCTGATACGCCAGATATTATTGAAATTGGCTTTGAAAAAGGGGTACCTGTTACTATTAACGGACAATCTTATCCATTAGCAAATTTAATTCAAGAATTAAATGTACTCGCAGGA is a genomic window of Niallia sp. XMNu-256 containing:
- a CDS encoding EcsC family protein, which encodes MTLTIREQKVLQEIREWENRMYNSEANDFQRTYDRYIENAIQQLPQKVKEQVFSNLDNWLFHLHAMIQGSEMQIDAKERIIASGRVFLEDIHSIEDLKQLTIDQLQYIAGQQIIRHRIYSFAQGGISGTGGTLLLGADIPAMAVINLRAVQLIAMTYGIEVNTPFEMMTALKVFNASIHPPYLQSAGWQDLMNDFGGEDPRYFYEGNEDLANITWLDQLFKQLLKGMAIVLFRKKMIQGIPFVSMAIGAGVNYQFTKKVTEFAHKYYQARYLIEKEGGRR
- a CDS encoding MogA/MoaB family molybdenum cofactor biosynthesis protein, whose protein sequence is MSLQEHKKNALKSVRCQVITVSDTRNKDNDKSGKLIIELLENAGHTIVDYLIVKDEKESIKEAVLKGCDNPDVDVILTNGGTGIAMRDVTIETVKSLFDKEIDGFGELFRMLSYTEDIGSAAILSRAVAGVIGHKAVFSTPGSSGAVKLAMNKLILPELGHVVKELQKDL
- a CDS encoding argininosuccinate synthase, with amino-acid sequence MENPKVVLAYSGGLDTSVAVSWLKDQGYDVVACCLDVGEGKDLDFIKEKALKVGAVQSYVIDAKEEFAHDYALVSLQAHTLYEGKYPLSSALSRPLISKKLVEVAEEVGAVAVAHGCTGKGNDQVRFEVSIQALNPNLEVIAPVREWAWSREEEIEYAKKKNIPIPINLDSPYSIDQNLWGRANECGVLEDPWATPPKDAYELTAELEDTPDTPDIIEIGFEKGVPVTINGQSYPLANLIQELNVLAGKHGVGRIDHVENRLVGIKSREVYECPAAMTLIKAHKELEDLTLVKEVAHFKPVIEKKITEMIYDGLWFSPLTSALKAFLVETQEYVTGIVRVKLFKGHAIVEGRKSVHSLYDENLATYTSDDQFDHASAVGFIKLWGLPTKVQSIVQSNKKVTV